In Rhodanobacter humi, the following are encoded in one genomic region:
- the mfd gene encoding transcription-repair coupling factor: MPAPIPHPPLPTTPKQRRYWTPPHGSARALLLAEAARSHEGLLVAVTRDTQRASALEDELRLFAGELPVLHFPDWETLPYDAFSPHPEIVSQRIATLYRLPGVKRGVLVVPVATLMQRIAPRSHITGAGLMVAKGQKFDLATEQRRLEASGYRNVPQVAEPGDFAVRGALIDIYPMGADQPYRIELFDDEVDSIRSFDPETQRSAQTVEKVELLPAREFPLTDEAAKGFRNALRERFPIDVRRCPLYQDMKEGVTPGGIEYYLPLFFPAKSPYMDGRGVAEDPHAGTATLFDYLAGDALFVLGEGAGEASEAFWTQTAERYDQRAHDIERPVLPPAELYLSPEQLREQLNKRLRVEVVEPGHAHAVDAGTQPAPELPLNRKGEEPGTSLRHFLESYPGRVLVAADSAGRREALLEMLAGAGLKPEPVASWQGFLANSPVGAASAATSSEKQRIAAEAAPTTAKAARFAITIAPLEQGFALTRPALTVLTERELFGERVRSERRRRRGAARDPDAIIRDLTELSIGSPIVHVDHGVGRYQGLLSMELGGMEGEFLVIEYAKGDKLYVPVAQLGLVSRYSGTAPELAPLHSLGGDAWERARKKAAEKVRDVAAELLAIYAQREARGGESLSIDRQLVEEFGASFPFEETPDQEQAIDAVLRDLAAPRAMDRVICGDVGFGKTEVALRAAFAAATAGKQVAVLVPTTLLAQQHYRNFADRFADWPVKVDVLSRFKSTKEVNEALKRLADGHIDVIVGTHKLLQPDIKFKNLGLVVVDEEQRFGVRQKEQLKKLRAEVDLLTMTATPIPRTLNMAMSGLRDLSLITTPPAHRMAVRTFISTWDPATIREAFQRELARGGQVYFLHNEVESIERSARELEELIPEARIGIAHGQMPERELERVMADFHRQRFNVLVCTTIIETGIDIPTANTIVIDRADRFGLAQLHQLRGRVGRSHHRAYAYLIVPDRKSITADAEKRLEALASLEELGAGFTLATHDLEIRGAGELLGDEQSGQIQEIGFGLYTELLDRAVRALKSGKVPDFDLSSEHETEVELHLPALIPDDYLPDVHARLTLYKRIASARSEDHLRDLQVEMIDRFGLLPEPTKTLFALSSLKLMATPLGIRKLDFGANGGRIVFRDKPEVDPLAIIKLIQSLPRVYKLDGQDKLRITLDLPGASERIRSAQEVLVLLGARRPS, encoded by the coding sequence ATGCCCGCTCCGATTCCGCATCCCCCGCTTCCCACCACCCCGAAACAGCGCCGTTACTGGACGCCGCCGCACGGCTCCGCGCGCGCCCTGCTGCTGGCCGAGGCGGCGCGTTCGCACGAAGGCCTGCTGGTAGCGGTGACGCGCGACACGCAGCGCGCCTCGGCGCTTGAGGATGAGTTGCGCCTGTTCGCCGGCGAGCTGCCGGTGCTGCATTTCCCCGACTGGGAAACCCTGCCCTACGACGCGTTCAGCCCGCACCCGGAGATCGTCTCGCAGCGCATCGCCACGCTGTACCGGCTGCCCGGCGTGAAGCGCGGCGTCTTGGTGGTGCCGGTGGCCACGCTGATGCAGCGCATCGCGCCGCGCTCGCACATCACCGGCGCGGGGCTGATGGTGGCGAAGGGGCAGAAGTTCGACCTCGCCACCGAGCAACGCCGGCTGGAAGCCAGCGGCTACCGCAACGTGCCGCAGGTGGCCGAGCCGGGCGACTTCGCCGTGCGCGGTGCGCTGATCGACATCTACCCGATGGGCGCGGACCAGCCCTACCGCATCGAGCTGTTCGACGACGAGGTGGACTCGATCCGCAGCTTCGACCCGGAGACGCAGCGCTCCGCGCAGACGGTGGAGAAGGTGGAACTGCTGCCCGCGCGCGAATTTCCGCTCACCGACGAAGCCGCCAAGGGCTTCCGCAACGCGCTGCGCGAACGCTTTCCGATCGACGTGCGCCGCTGCCCGCTGTACCAGGACATGAAGGAAGGCGTGACGCCCGGCGGCATCGAGTACTACCTGCCGCTGTTCTTCCCTGCGAAGAGTCCGTACATGGATGGGCGGGGTGTTGCGGAGGATCCGCATGCAGGTACGGCCACACTTTTTGATTATTTGGCCGGCGACGCGCTGTTCGTGCTGGGCGAAGGCGCGGGCGAGGCCAGCGAGGCGTTCTGGACGCAGACCGCCGAACGCTACGACCAGCGCGCCCACGACATCGAGCGCCCGGTGCTGCCGCCGGCCGAGTTGTACCTGTCGCCCGAACAACTGCGCGAGCAGCTCAACAAGCGCCTGCGCGTGGAAGTGGTGGAACCGGGCCATGCGCACGCGGTGGACGCCGGCACGCAGCCGGCGCCCGAGCTGCCGCTCAACCGCAAGGGCGAAGAACCGGGCACCTCGCTGCGGCATTTCCTCGAAAGCTATCCGGGCCGCGTGCTGGTGGCCGCCGATTCGGCGGGACGGCGCGAAGCGCTGCTGGAGATGCTGGCGGGTGCGGGCTTGAAGCCGGAGCCAGTGGCGAGCTGGCAGGGCTTCCTTGCCAACTCACCCGTAGGAGCGGCTTCAGCCGCGACCTCTTCCGAGAAACAGCGAATCGCGGCTGAAGCCGCTCCTACAACGGCAAAGGCGGCACGCTTCGCCATCACCATCGCCCCGCTGGAGCAGGGCTTTGCGCTGACCAGACCCGCGCTCACCGTGCTCACCGAGCGCGAGCTGTTCGGCGAGCGCGTGCGCAGCGAACGGCGCCGGCGCCGCGGCGCGGCGCGCGATCCCGACGCAATCATCCGCGACCTCACCGAGCTGTCGATCGGTTCGCCCATCGTGCACGTGGACCACGGCGTGGGGCGCTACCAGGGCCTGCTGTCGATGGAGCTGGGCGGCATGGAGGGCGAGTTCCTGGTCATCGAGTACGCCAAGGGCGACAAGCTCTACGTGCCGGTGGCGCAGCTCGGCCTGGTCAGCCGCTATTCCGGCACCGCGCCGGAGCTGGCGCCACTGCACTCGCTGGGCGGCGACGCCTGGGAACGCGCGCGCAAGAAAGCCGCCGAAAAGGTGCGCGACGTGGCCGCCGAACTGCTGGCGATCTACGCCCAGCGCGAGGCGCGCGGCGGCGAGTCGCTGTCCATCGACCGCCAGCTGGTGGAGGAATTCGGCGCCAGCTTCCCGTTCGAGGAAACGCCCGACCAGGAACAGGCGATCGACGCCGTGCTGCGCGACCTCGCCGCGCCGCGCGCGATGGACCGCGTGATCTGCGGCGACGTGGGCTTCGGCAAGACCGAGGTCGCGCTGCGCGCCGCCTTCGCCGCCGCCACCGCCGGCAAACAAGTCGCCGTGCTGGTGCCGACCACCTTGCTGGCCCAGCAGCACTACCGCAACTTCGCCGATCGCTTCGCCGACTGGCCGGTGAAGGTGGACGTACTCTCGCGCTTCAAGTCCACGAAGGAAGTGAACGAGGCGCTGAAGCGGCTCGCCGATGGCCACATCGACGTGATCGTGGGCACGCACAAGCTGCTGCAGCCGGACATCAAGTTCAAGAACCTGGGACTCGTGGTGGTGGACGAGGAACAGCGCTTCGGCGTGCGCCAGAAGGAGCAGCTGAAGAAGCTGCGCGCGGAAGTGGACCTGCTCACCATGACCGCCACTCCGATCCCGCGCACGCTCAACATGGCGATGAGCGGGCTGCGCGATCTGTCACTCATCACCACGCCGCCAGCGCATCGCATGGCCGTGCGCACCTTCATCTCCACCTGGGATCCGGCCACGATCCGCGAGGCGTTCCAGCGCGAACTGGCGCGCGGCGGCCAGGTGTACTTCCTGCACAACGAGGTGGAGAGCATCGAGCGCAGCGCGCGCGAACTGGAGGAACTGATTCCCGAGGCGCGCATCGGCATCGCCCACGGCCAGATGCCCGAACGCGAGCTGGAACGCGTGATGGCGGATTTCCACCGCCAGCGATTCAACGTGCTGGTGTGCACCACGATCATCGAAACCGGCATCGACATTCCGACAGCGAACACCATCGTCATCGACCGCGCCGACCGTTTCGGCCTGGCCCAGCTGCACCAGCTGCGCGGGCGCGTGGGCCGCTCGCACCACCGCGCCTACGCCTATCTGATCGTGCCGGACAGGAAATCCATCACCGCCGATGCGGAGAAGCGGCTGGAGGCACTGGCCTCGCTGGAGGAACTCGGCGCCGGCTTCACCCTGGCCACGCACGACCTGGAGATCCGCGGTGCCGGCGAGCTGCTGGGCGACGAACAATCCGGCCAGATCCAGGAGATCGGCTTCGGCCTCTACACCGAGCTGCTCGATCGCGCCGTGCGCGCACTGAAATCCGGCAAGGTGCCGGATTTCGATCTCAGCAGCGAACACGAAACCGAAGTCGAGCTGCACCTGCCCGCGCTGATCCCCGACGACTACCTGCCCGACGTGCATGCGCGCCTCACGCTGTACAAGCGCATCGCCAGCGCACGCAGCGAGGATCATCTGCGCGACTTGCAGGTGGAGATGATCGACCGCTTCGGCCTGCTGCCCGAGCCGACCAAGACCTTGTTCGCGCTGTCCAGCCTGAAGCTGATGGCCACGCCGCTGGGCATCCGCAAGCTGGACTTCGGCGCCAACGGCGGCCGCATCGTGTTTCGCGACAAGCCCGAGGTCGACCCGCTGGCGATCATCAAGCTGATCCAGAGCCTGCCGCGCGTGTACAAGCTGGACGGCCAGGACAAGCTGCGCATCACCCTCGACCTGCCCGGCGCCAGCGAACGCATCCGCAGCGCGCAGGAAGTGCTGGTGCTGCTGGGCGCACGCCGCCCCTCCTGA